The following nucleotide sequence is from Pseudomonas sessilinigenes.
CAGATAGGCCCGCTCGCCAACACCGATGAACTCGCTGGCTTGCAGTTGGGTGTCGGTGGACATCTGCAAATGCAGATGGGGCAGCCAGCCACCGTTTTCCGTGTCCGCTCCCATGTGTCCCACCAGTGCGCCGGCCTCCAGGCGGTCCCCGGGTTTCAGGCGGGCCAGGGCTTCGTGGGCCAGGTGGCCCCACAGGGTGAGGAAGGGCGGGCAGTCTGGTGGCGAGTGTTCGAGCATGATCAAGCCGCCATAACCCAGTGGTTCATGTTCGACCTCGACACTGCGCACCACGCCGGCCACCGGGGTGTACAGCGGCGTTCCGGCGGGCATGATCAAGTCGACCCCCAGGTGGATGATCCGGCGCTGTCCTTCGATGAATCGCGAGACGAAGGCCGGGTCGGTGTAGATGGTCCGTTCTTCGCCCCAGGGCCCGATGCCGAGCGGGACCTTGTGCTGGGCAGAGAACTCATTCCACCACTGGGTCGCCTCCGCCGGACGCTGGGCGGCCGAGGCGATCGTCATCTCGTGGGAGGCATCGGCGAACGGAACGATGACCTTGTGCAGGGTGGCCGCCGCGGGCTGGACGATATCCGCGAAGAGCCTGCGGTTTTCCTGGATCCAGCGGCGCACCGCTCCAGCGCCTTCCATGGCGTCATAGCCACAGGCTTTGCGCAGGATCGCCGTCGCCAGTCGCGGGTTCATCCGATCCATCCTTTCCAGCAGGCGCCAGGCCGGTGCTTCGCTGATCGCCAGGTAGGGATTGTCCTGGGTCTGTTCCTGCCGCGATGCCGACAAGGTGACGCTGATGACCAGGCGCATGGCGATCAGATTGAACAGCACGTCCAGCTCTTGCGGTTGCAGAGGGTAGCGCTCATGGAAACCGGCGGTGAGGGCGGCGGCTGCGCCGATCGGGTCTTCCATGTCGAGAATGGAGTAGGCGCAGGTGATGGCGACTTCGGCAATCAGCACGGTATGCAGGGCATCGCCAAAGTCGATGATGCCCGAGACCTCCTGCTGATTCTGCGGGGCGACGAGGATGTTCCAGTCATTGCCATCATTGTGAATGACCTGCGCGCGCAACCGCGAAAGTGCCGGTTGCACCGTGCTTTCGAAGGCATCGATGAAACGCTCCAGGATGGCCCTTTTCCCAGGGTCCTTGACGAAGTGCAGGCGTGACCTGGAGCGAGCGGCGTGACGCAGGTCCCAGTCCAGGTCCCGCACCGCGCCCGGGTGGATGAACCCCTGGAGCGCACGGTCCAGATCGCCGAACGACCGGCCCAGGTTGCGCATCAGCCCGGCTGTGCGCTTGGCTTCGGCCAGTGGGGTGCCGTGCAACCAACTGACCAGGCGCACCACATGGGTTTCGCCGCAGGGCGCCACCGCAGAGGCGAGGAATTGACCTGCCAGGCTCTTCTTGAGCACCGGCACGGCCAGCCCGGGACCGTGGCTGGCAAGGTGGCTGAGGAGGGCCGTTTGCAGTTCGCTCTCGATTCTCGGTTCGGCCGCGTTGACGACCTTCAGGATCCATCCTGCATCGGTTTCGGTCTTCAATCGAAAATTGCAATCGCGCTCGCTGTCCAGGGGGGTGGCCGTGCCGATGACATTGAAAAGCTGCTCGGCCAGTTTTTCGGCAGCGCTGGTGGAGAACGGCGGGGCGGGGTGGCGAAGATCGGTCATGGCGGCGGTTTTCCAAGTTATTTTTTTCGGTTAGCTTGGCATGCGCGGCCTGGGCGGGCAGTAGGTATGCGGTCGGCCCCGGCCTGCATATTGTCGGAATCGACCGGCACAAAATCGGTGGAAAACGGGGGAAGTTCCAATGCGCGACCTGGATGTGAAAGATCGAGAAATACTCGAGATCCTGTCTAAAGAAGCGCGGATCGCCCTGAAGGCCCTGGCCGCGAGAATCGGCCTTTCGAGAAGCGCCACCAGCGAGCGGGTCATCAACCTTGAGCGCAGCGGCGTGATCAGGGGCTACCGGGCCGATATCGGTGAAATCGATGCCCATGTGATTCGCGCCATCCTGCTGGTGAGCCTCAAGCGCACGCCGGCCATGGGCTTGCTCGACGTCCTGGCGCAACACTCGCAGGTACGCCGCGTCTCCTCGGTCAGCGGGCAACTCGATCTGGTGATCGAGATCGAGGCGCGGACCATCGATGACCTGAACCGCGTCCGGGACGCCGTGGCCACTCACGAATCCGTCGAGGACATCACCACGGCGGTCGTCCTGCGTCGCGACATCGATCGACAAAGCTCCTGATTCGCCGCGCGGGCCAGATCGGCCGGCAGGTTGCTCTTGCCGCCTGGTCCCGGTTGCCCGGGCTGTGGGGCAGGCCAGTCGCCTTGCTGCAATTGTGGGCTTTGCGGCCTGTACAATCCTCGCCGGCAAATAATAAAATGAGAAGCATTATCATTAATGCGAATCTCCCATGCACGACAACAGCACTGCCTCGCCCGTCGCCCAGTTGTATGTGAACCATCATGGCTGGCTGCGTGGCTGGCTGCACCGGCGCCTGGGGCACAGTGCCGATGCCGAGGACCTGGCCCACGACACCTTCATTCGCGTGCTGCGCTCCAAGGAAGACGTGCATGAGTTGCGCCAGCCCATGGCATTTCTCGCCACCATCGCCAACGGCCTGTTGATCAACCGCTGGCGGCGCCAGGCGATCGAGCGCGCTTACCTGGAAGCCCTGGCGGCGCGACCGGTGGCCGAGGAACCATCGCCGGAGGAGCGGCACCTGATGATCGAGACCCTGCTGGAGCTGGATTCGCTGCTGGTGGGGTTGTCGATGCAGGTGCGGCAGATTTTCTTCCTGTCCCAGCTCGACGGCCTGACCTACCCGCAGATCGCTGCGCAGTTGAACCTGAGCGTGGCCCAGGTGCAGCGAGCCATGGGCAAGGCCTTCAGAGTCTGCTACGCGAGCCGTTTCGAATGAGTGGCATGGCGCTCGATCCACGGGTGCGCGACAGCGCCATCGACTGGCTGGTGCGCTCGCAGTCCGGGCTGATGAGCGTTGGCGAGCAACAGGCCCTGGAGCGATGGCGGCAGGCGAGTGCCGAACATGAACAGGCCTGGCAGCGGGTCAGCAGCCTGCCATTGTTGTTGCAACCGGGCGTG
It contains:
- a CDS encoding sigma-70 family RNA polymerase sigma factor, with the protein product MHDNSTASPVAQLYVNHHGWLRGWLHRRLGHSADAEDLAHDTFIRVLRSKEDVHELRQPMAFLATIANGLLINRWRRQAIERAYLEALAARPVAEEPSPEERHLMIETLLELDSLLVGLSMQVRQIFFLSQLDGLTYPQIAAQLNLSVAQVQRAMGKAFRVCYASRFE
- a CDS encoding Lrp/AsnC family transcriptional regulator, with amino-acid sequence MRDLDVKDREILEILSKEARIALKALAARIGLSRSATSERVINLERSGVIRGYRADIGEIDAHVIRAILLVSLKRTPAMGLLDVLAQHSQVRRVSSVSGQLDLVIEIEARTIDDLNRVRDAVATHESVEDITTAVVLRRDIDRQSS
- a CDS encoding aminotransferase class III-fold pyridoxal phosphate-dependent enzyme; this encodes MTDLRHPAPPFSTSAAEKLAEQLFNVIGTATPLDSERDCNFRLKTETDAGWILKVVNAAEPRIESELQTALLSHLASHGPGLAVPVLKKSLAGQFLASAVAPCGETHVVRLVSWLHGTPLAEAKRTAGLMRNLGRSFGDLDRALQGFIHPGAVRDLDWDLRHAARSRSRLHFVKDPGKRAILERFIDAFESTVQPALSRLRAQVIHNDGNDWNILVAPQNQQEVSGIIDFGDALHTVLIAEVAITCAYSILDMEDPIGAAAALTAGFHERYPLQPQELDVLFNLIAMRLVISVTLSASRQEQTQDNPYLAISEAPAWRLLERMDRMNPRLATAILRKACGYDAMEGAGAVRRWIQENRRLFADIVQPAAATLHKVIVPFADASHEMTIASAAQRPAEATQWWNEFSAQHKVPLGIGPWGEERTIYTDPAFVSRFIEGQRRIIHLGVDLIMPAGTPLYTPVAGVVRSVEVEHEPLGYGGLIMLEHSPPDCPPFLTLWGHLAHEALARLKPGDRLEAGALVGHMGADTENGGWLPHLHLQMSTDTQLQASEFIGVGERAYLEVWADLFPDASTLAGIPPETYSQEGRTKAEIVAKRKELLLPNLSISYSDPIKFVRGDGVWLIDNFGRAYLDCFNNVCHLGHSHPDVVQALARQASRLNTNTRYLHDTIVEYAQRLTATLPEGLAVASFGCSGSEANSLMLRMARNHTGRNDAIVLDWAYHGTTQELIDLSPYKYKRKAGKGRAAHVFEATVPDTYRAADDWPFEELGQRFAQSVAEQIESMRKQGRAPAFFLAESIPSVAGQLFFPENYLREVYAMVRAAGGLCLADEVQVGFGRVGSHWWAFETQGVVPDAVSMGKPIGNGHPLSAVVTTRELADSFDNGMEYFNTFAGSPVSCAVGLSVLEVIERDNLKLNALTIGNYLLDGFGKLQQRYEAIGDVRGLGLFLGIELVTDRKSKAPATELARKVADGARERGILIGTEGPYDNVLKMRPSMIFSQKNADFLLEVLDESFKAALQ